The following proteins are co-located in the Candidatus Methanogranum gryphiswaldense genome:
- the pyrE gene encoding orotate phosphoribosyltransferase: MSEISKALEECGALQFGDFTLASGVKSNYYIDIKKASTNPKVLYLISQLMAERMQMDNIHPDKIAGVVLGSIPLAAALSLATGIPYVMVRKEKKDHGTGRLIEGDLNAGEKVLVVEDVITTAGSSIKAIETLRSEGADIIGVISVIDREGGGRENLEHVGVHLRALVKGSDLLKAQKS; the protein is encoded by the coding sequence ATGAGCGAGATATCAAAAGCATTGGAAGAATGTGGTGCATTGCAATTCGGGGATTTCACCCTCGCATCAGGGGTTAAGAGCAATTACTATATCGACATCAAGAAAGCAAGTACGAATCCTAAGGTCCTTTATCTGATCTCTCAGCTTATGGCTGAAAGGATGCAGATGGATAACATTCATCCTGATAAGATCGCTGGAGTGGTTCTTGGTTCCATACCTCTTGCGGCAGCACTATCATTGGCAACAGGTATTCCGTATGTCATGGTCAGAAAAGAAAAGAAGGACCACGGCACTGGAAGGCTGATAGAGGGGGATCTTAATGCAGGGGAGAAGGTCTTGGTCGTCGAAGACGTCATAACCACTGCTGGGTCGAGTATCAAAGCGATCGAGACATTAAGGTCCGAAGGTGCTGATATAATCGGGGTCATATCAGTTATTGACCGTGAAGGCGGAGGAAGAGAGAATCTGGAACATGTTGGTGTTCATCTGAGGGCCCTTGTTAAGGGATCCGATCTCTTGAAGGCTCAAAAGTCATGA
- a CDS encoding uracil-DNA glycosylase produces the protein MRPDSDCRLCGLCEGRINMVLPSGDLDSKVVFVGEAPGEKENLCGKPFVGRSGQLLDKIMEEEGLDRSSIMITNTVKCRPPNNRDPTKEEMAACRPFLDSELYDKHLIVGLGKSSCRDLMGYEGKMSDIVNTIQKITIGDREVIFIPTYHPAACIYSKDARQGLKDTMKIVKENYLR, from the coding sequence ATGAGGCCAGATTCAGATTGTAGGCTTTGCGGGCTTTGTGAAGGCCGCATCAATATGGTCCTTCCAAGTGGAGATCTCGATTCCAAGGTGGTATTTGTGGGTGAAGCTCCCGGTGAGAAGGAGAATCTATGTGGAAAGCCATTCGTAGGACGTTCCGGGCAACTTTTGGATAAGATCATGGAAGAAGAGGGCCTCGATAGGTCAAGTATAATGATAACCAACACAGTAAAATGTCGTCCTCCGAATAATAGAGACCCTACGAAAGAGGAGATGGCGGCCTGCCGTCCATTTTTAGATTCAGAGCTTTATGATAAGCACTTGATAGTCGGCCTGGGAAAGTCATCATGTAGAGATCTTATGGGTTATGAAGGTAAAATGTCGGACATAGTCAATACCATTCAGAAAATAACAATTGGGGACAGGGAAGTAATTTTCATTCCTACATATCATCCGGCCGCGTGCATATACAGCAAGGATGCCAGACAGGGATTGAAAGATACGATGAAGATCGTAAAAGAAAATTATTTGAGGTGA
- a CDS encoding HAD-IIA family hydrolase, with the protein MIDMDGTVYKGGNVIPGAVEFIEFLVNSEMPFVFLTNNSSSPRSYYFNKLRKMGFRVLEENVITSNIATIRYVLEKYPGKKVYPIASEDVIEEIKNAGINITDKDPDVVYLTFDKTIDYAKINAGFHFISKGAKLVATHPDDVCPTEDSYDVDIGPFIRLFESISGCKAEIVGKPNRLMLEMAAVEMGVQIEEAVMIGDRLYTDIKMASEACISSILVLTGETSKKDLETSEIKPTYVLESVSDIPRFLCED; encoded by the coding sequence ATGATCGATATGGATGGTACGGTCTACAAAGGCGGTAATGTTATTCCTGGTGCCGTGGAATTTATAGAATTTCTTGTAAATAGTGAAATGCCATTTGTTTTTCTGACGAATAATTCTTCAAGTCCCAGATCATATTATTTCAATAAGTTGAGGAAAATGGGATTCAGGGTTTTAGAGGAAAATGTGATAACCTCCAATATCGCAACGATCAGATATGTGCTAGAGAAGTATCCAGGTAAAAAGGTCTATCCAATAGCATCTGAAGATGTGATCGAGGAAATAAAGAACGCAGGCATAAATATCACAGATAAAGACCCAGATGTAGTCTATCTAACATTCGATAAAACTATAGATTATGCCAAGATCAACGCAGGGTTCCATTTCATATCTAAGGGTGCAAAGCTGGTCGCGACACATCCGGACGATGTTTGCCCGACCGAGGATTCTTATGATGTTGACATAGGACCATTCATACGGCTTTTCGAATCGATATCTGGATGCAAGGCAGAGATTGTAGGTAAACCCAACAGGCTAATGTTGGAGATGGCAGCAGTCGAAATGGGGGTACAGATAGAGGAAGCGGTCATGATAGGGGACCGCCTGTATACAGACATAAAAATGGCCTCAGAGGCCTGCATCAGCTCTATCCTCGTATTGACAGGTGAAACTTCCAAGAAGGATCTGGAGACATCGGAGATCAAGCCTACATATGTCCTGGAATCTGTGTCTGATATCCCCAGGTTTTTGTGTGAAGATTGA
- a CDS encoding universal stress protein yields MVKIKRILIPTDGSDSALVAAEYGLELGQSTNALVFAIHVFDLNSISSIEYPNEAQYIQKISEEYVNKIVEMGEKIGVKVEPLISSGDPAIGIIDISQNYDLIVMGTLGRTGLSHAIMGSVAEKVVRLSKCPVLVVK; encoded by the coding sequence ATGGTGAAAATAAAACGCATACTGATACCTACTGACGGAAGCGATTCTGCACTTGTAGCAGCTGAATACGGATTGGAACTCGGACAGAGCACGAATGCTTTGGTCTTCGCGATCCATGTATTCGACTTGAACAGTATCAGCTCCATCGAATATCCGAATGAAGCACAGTACATTCAAAAAATATCTGAAGAATATGTCAACAAAATAGTCGAAATGGGAGAAAAAATAGGGGTCAAGGTAGAACCACTTATATCTTCAGGAGACCCTGCCATAGGTATCATCGACATATCCCAAAACTATGACCTTATTGTCATGGGTACACTCGGACGTACTGGACTTTCACATGCGATCATGGGAAGCGTAGCGGAGAAGGTCGTCAGACTCTCGAAGTGTCCTGTTCTCGTGGTTAAATAA
- the smc gene encoding chromosome segregation protein SMC translates to MYLKQIELENFKSFGGKLTIPMMEGYMAVTGPNGSGKSNITDAILFVLGPKSSKAVRAGRLTDLIFDGGKAKNKASFMKVSLVFDNSDRIMPWDDDIVRLTRHVKVADNGTDYNSYFFVNDQKSTLTEFDSLLTKARISADGYNMVQQGDVTRIVQMGNLERRRILDSISGIASYDNDLEKANTEKIEAQANLERINIIVGELESQLKKLEKDREEAKKYLETQSYRDVAKAQLVHRQYQIEEAKLQSLNEAIAKMAEDITLLKARKEELKTEYDLNEHAIHDKEEEIAAKIGPEYKEIKGKIEGAKISLATQKDRIERARDDKEEQNGFKTNFEESISENKKEHATSVELLADVNIKLEEVSRKLDVARSEDAKISEDMARSGGEYTELQNKLLKIEREMDETETREQAAQVSFAKAEAIAEENARSKASLDERLQSAAFDIKDAEWNIQQVKQELGGTSVEDYSQKILAARKKEAELEKQEAELREAIRKFDADYNQLAAEKRVSDNVNGGNNAVKVILGLRDKGEMTGIYGTIQELATVKPGYETALSIAAGNKMQAIVVGDDQVASDCINYLKKQKLGRVAFLPLSKMIGGKPKAKAIMILKQTEGYATDLIDYDSKYENAFWYVFQDTLVVDNLENARGLMGGVRLVTRAGELIEASGAMVGGTINQQSVMKFGASSESKLEEVGSKLRAANASLDILVSQLREMRNNIRAMDDEMRKANAAGMGSQAKMGQLNAQLSELKKVKQQLSDQFEAKKKESIQVEKSLQEAKDEFGSISEALESLRSSRSSVRDRIEEIAPAEIQEKIQKVRDKIYRLREEVSDLSSQKNALSVEITGLANQKESLEIQLASVVKKIKDNEVSIKDNEEKCRTIEIELEALRSIERDMEKGIEGLRNQKDLLLEKKYSLDNQRSSTQEKIEVKEGMKLSQEAQVGIVQANIAQLRIDIDAITIKVTMPIPSEEELRRTIKSCENILSKIGNVNLRAIEEYDEKKGRYDTLMSDVSTLNRQIKDLENLRESLNSQKKVLFMRSYDAVNTNFKATYAQLSGGGEAFMDLECRDDPFIGGLSINAKPRNGKLLKLESLSGGEKSLTALAFIFAIQEYQPSPFYVLDEVDMFLDAVNAEMVAKRIRESSRKAQFIQVSLRKVTLAMADHLIGVTRPPSGISKVIIQPDFDEVAKYEEEAVKMQHQD, encoded by the coding sequence GTGTACTTAAAGCAGATAGAATTAGAGAATTTCAAATCGTTTGGCGGTAAATTAACCATACCGATGATGGAGGGCTATATGGCGGTCACGGGACCGAATGGCTCGGGTAAATCGAATATTACAGATGCCATCCTATTTGTTCTTGGACCAAAGAGTTCGAAGGCAGTCAGGGCGGGAAGGTTAACCGATCTAATTTTCGATGGCGGTAAAGCAAAGAATAAAGCCAGTTTTATGAAGGTTTCCCTCGTATTTGACAATTCTGACAGAATAATGCCCTGGGATGATGATATTGTAAGGCTTACACGTCACGTCAAGGTAGCCGATAATGGTACAGATTACAATTCATACTTCTTTGTGAACGATCAGAAGTCAACACTCACTGAATTTGACAGTCTTCTTACAAAAGCGCGCATAAGTGCAGATGGATATAACATGGTCCAACAGGGAGATGTGACCAGGATAGTCCAGATGGGCAACTTGGAGAGAAGGCGCATATTAGATAGCATATCCGGAATAGCGAGTTATGATAACGATCTCGAAAAGGCCAATACTGAAAAGATCGAGGCACAGGCCAACTTAGAGCGCATAAATATAATAGTAGGCGAGCTGGAGTCACAGCTGAAGAAGTTGGAGAAGGATAGAGAGGAAGCCAAGAAGTATCTTGAGACCCAGTCTTATAGAGATGTTGCGAAAGCCCAACTGGTCCACAGACAATATCAGATCGAGGAGGCAAAGCTCCAGAGTCTCAATGAGGCCATCGCAAAGATGGCAGAAGACATAACATTGCTAAAGGCCAGGAAGGAAGAGCTCAAGACAGAATACGATCTCAACGAACACGCAATACACGATAAGGAAGAAGAGATCGCTGCCAAGATCGGGCCTGAGTACAAAGAGATCAAGGGAAAGATAGAGGGTGCGAAGATATCACTCGCTACCCAGAAGGATCGTATTGAGCGTGCAAGGGATGACAAAGAGGAACAGAACGGGTTCAAGACCAATTTCGAAGAGTCCATTTCTGAGAATAAGAAAGAGCATGCAACCTCAGTTGAATTATTGGCGGACGTCAATATAAAATTGGAAGAGGTCTCCAGGAAACTGGACGTGGCCAGATCAGAGGATGCTAAGATCAGCGAAGATATGGCTAGGAGCGGCGGAGAATACACAGAGCTCCAAAATAAACTCCTGAAGATCGAGAGAGAGATGGATGAGACCGAGACCAGAGAACAGGCAGCTCAGGTTTCATTTGCCAAGGCCGAGGCAATAGCGGAGGAGAATGCGCGTTCGAAGGCATCTTTGGACGAGAGACTCCAGTCAGCAGCATTCGATATAAAGGATGCAGAGTGGAACATTCAACAGGTAAAGCAGGAACTGGGCGGCACATCCGTAGAAGATTATTCCCAGAAGATCTTGGCAGCAAGGAAGAAAGAGGCCGAACTGGAGAAACAGGAAGCGGAACTCAGAGAAGCCATAAGGAAATTCGACGCGGATTACAATCAACTTGCTGCCGAAAAGAGGGTTTCAGATAACGTCAACGGTGGTAACAATGCTGTAAAAGTGATACTCGGCCTTAGAGACAAGGGTGAGATGACTGGAATATACGGTACGATACAGGAGCTTGCTACCGTCAAACCAGGGTATGAGACAGCTCTATCCATAGCTGCTGGTAACAAGATGCAGGCCATCGTGGTCGGTGATGATCAAGTGGCCTCGGATTGTATCAATTACCTCAAGAAGCAGAAGCTTGGAAGGGTCGCTTTCCTCCCATTGAGCAAAATGATAGGTGGGAAACCCAAGGCCAAGGCCATAATGATATTGAAACAGACAGAGGGGTACGCCACGGATCTCATAGATTATGATTCCAAATATGAAAATGCATTCTGGTATGTTTTCCAGGATACATTGGTAGTGGACAATCTAGAGAATGCCCGTGGCCTAATGGGGGGTGTCAGACTTGTGACCAGGGCCGGAGAGCTTATTGAAGCATCTGGTGCAATGGTCGGAGGTACTATCAATCAACAATCCGTCATGAAGTTCGGGGCTTCTTCAGAATCCAAGCTCGAAGAAGTGGGTTCAAAGTTGAGGGCGGCAAACGCTTCTTTAGATATTTTGGTCTCCCAGCTTAGGGAGATGAGGAACAACATACGTGCGATGGACGATGAGATGAGAAAGGCCAATGCAGCAGGTATGGGAAGCCAGGCCAAGATGGGACAGCTCAACGCACAACTTTCGGAGCTCAAGAAAGTAAAACAACAGCTTTCAGATCAATTCGAAGCTAAGAAAAAGGAAAGCATCCAGGTAGAGAAGTCCTTGCAGGAAGCAAAGGATGAATTTGGAAGTATATCTGAAGCGCTGGAGAGTCTTAGGAGCAGCAGGTCCTCCGTAAGGGACCGTATCGAGGAGATCGCGCCTGCAGAGATACAGGAAAAGATCCAGAAGGTAAGGGACAAGATCTATCGGTTGAGGGAAGAAGTTTCAGATCTCTCGTCGCAAAAGAACGCGCTATCGGTAGAGATCACAGGGCTCGCCAATCAGAAAGAATCATTGGAAATACAGCTCGCTTCCGTGGTCAAGAAGATCAAAGATAACGAGGTTTCGATCAAAGATAACGAGGAAAAGTGCAGAACGATCGAAATCGAGTTGGAAGCGTTAAGAAGTATAGAGCGCGACATGGAAAAGGGAATAGAGGGCCTAAGAAACCAAAAGGATCTGCTTCTGGAAAAGAAGTACAGTTTGGACAATCAGAGATCGTCCACACAGGAGAAGATCGAGGTAAAGGAGGGTATGAAACTCTCCCAAGAGGCGCAGGTCGGTATCGTCCAGGCGAATATAGCACAGTTGAGGATCGATATCGATGCGATAACGATCAAGGTCACAATGCCGATCCCGTCGGAGGAAGAATTAAGACGCACCATAAAATCTTGCGAGAATATACTTTCTAAGATCGGTAATGTGAATCTTCGGGCGATCGAAGAGTATGATGAGAAGAAGGGAAGATATGACACATTGATGTCTGATGTCTCAACTCTCAACAGACAGATCAAAGACCTTGAGAATTTGAGAGAGTCCTTGAACTCTCAAAAGAAAGTTTTGTTCATGAGGTCATATGACGCAGTGAACACGAATTTCAAAGCCACGTATGCTCAGCTTTCCGGAGGTGGAGAAGCATTTATGGACCTTGAGTGCCGGGATGACCCGTTTATCGGGGGCCTGTCTATCAATGCAAAGCCAAGGAATGGAAAGCTGTTGAAACTGGAGTCCTTGTCGGGGGGAGAGAAGTCCTTGACCGCCTTGGCATTCATCTTTGCTATTCAGGAATACCAACCTTCTCCTTTCTATGTATTGGACGAGGTCGATATGTTCTTGGACGCAGTGAATGCAGAGATGGTTGCCAAGAGGATCAGGGAAAGCTCTCGTAAGGCACAGTTCATACAAGTATCCTTGAGGAAAGTGACCTTGGCGATGGCCGATCATCTGATTGGTGTCACAAGGCCGCCGTCAGGGATAAGTAAGGTGATCATACAGCCCGATTTCGATGAGGTCGCAAAGTATGAGGAAGAGGCTGTCAAGATGCAGCACCAGGATTAA
- a CDS encoding chromosome segregation protein ScpA — protein MENIQMSEMEQHLLFHKALAEDVGSFDRINGYMKILNSTMGERLNDPVDESIRSVFSLVLENGIDPWEIDLREFVRMYSKKVSNNTFDMIVAGKLLLMAWKILRLQSEATYGKGAEPVAEEEVFTSDFDLEDEDAQMAVPEVSFMRAFQREAMRPVTMYELIDAFEDARAEIEIQQERERVKVELNAKEPRKFENKAHDEDDEKDVEHVWERIQRFGTGAIQVNDLYIHSLMEDLRTFISILHLVREGKLDVWQDVLPYGQVFIEIKIPGASGILEESTGIEAVN, from the coding sequence ATGGAAAATATACAGATGTCAGAAATGGAGCAGCATTTGCTGTTCCACAAGGCGCTTGCGGAGGACGTGGGGTCCTTCGACAGGATCAACGGTTACATGAAGATCCTGAACAGCACGATGGGCGAGAGGCTCAACGATCCAGTGGATGAATCCATAAGATCGGTGTTCAGTCTGGTCTTGGAGAACGGTATAGATCCGTGGGAGATAGACCTCAGAGAGTTCGTTAGGATGTATTCCAAGAAGGTCTCGAACAATACGTTCGACATGATCGTTGCCGGAAAGCTACTGCTTATGGCGTGGAAGATCCTAAGATTGCAATCTGAAGCAACCTATGGAAAGGGAGCAGAACCAGTTGCGGAAGAGGAAGTTTTCACCTCGGATTTCGATCTGGAAGATGAGGATGCGCAGATGGCAGTTCCAGAGGTATCCTTCATGAGGGCATTTCAGAGGGAAGCAATGCGCCCCGTTACCATGTATGAGTTGATCGATGCATTTGAGGATGCACGTGCAGAGATCGAGATACAGCAGGAGAGGGAACGCGTAAAGGTCGAATTGAATGCCAAGGAACCGAGGAAGTTCGAGAACAAGGCACACGATGAGGACGATGAGAAGGATGTTGAGCACGTCTGGGAAAGGATCCAGAGATTCGGAACAGGGGCGATCCAGGTCAACGACCTATACATCCACAGTCTGATGGAAGACCTTAGAACATTCATATCGATATTGCATCTTGTCAGAGAAGGCAAGTTGGATGTATGGCAGGACGTATTACCATATGGACAGGTCTTCATCGAGATCAAGATCCCAGGGGCATCTGGAATCTTGGAAGAGAGCACAGGCATCGAGGCGGTGAACTGA
- the scpB gene encoding SMC-Scp complex subunit ScpB: MNVKGAVEAALFSSADNITVQGIVERTGLPESDVRYAIMDLRKEYEERDSAIMIAKIGNDYRMMLRTEYSDYTGKFARAEMTGGMMRTLSTIAYNQPVLQSELFKTRGARTYDDVKALMDMDLISGKKAGQTIELTTTKKFSEYFGIGSTKLADIRIWIEAQAKNM, encoded by the coding sequence GTGAATGTCAAAGGAGCGGTCGAGGCAGCCCTCTTCTCCTCCGCAGACAATATAACGGTTCAGGGGATCGTTGAAAGGACCGGATTGCCAGAATCTGATGTCAGGTATGCCATCATGGATCTGAGAAAGGAATACGAGGAACGCGATTCTGCCATAATGATAGCTAAGATAGGCAATGATTATCGCATGATGCTGAGGACCGAGTATTCTGATTATACGGGCAAATTTGCTAGGGCGGAGATGACCGGTGGAATGATGAGGACGTTAAGCACTATTGCATATAATCAGCCCGTACTTCAGTCCGAGTTGTTTAAGACCCGTGGTGCCCGTACATATGATGATGTCAAGGCCCTTATGGACATGGATCTGATATCCGGAAAGAAGGCCGGACAAACCATCGAACTTACGACGACCAAAAAATTCTCTGAATATTTTGGGATAGGGAGTACCAAATTGGCGGACATCAGGATTTGGATCGAAGCCCAAGCGAAGAATATGTAA
- a CDS encoding RNA-binding protein produces MVMPQALLEKSVDKRVSLLLKDGRILEGKLTGFDEYMNMVLEETAENNAAGGEERRLGMVVLRGNNVVSISIL; encoded by the coding sequence ATGGTAATGCCACAAGCCCTTTTGGAAAAATCCGTGGACAAACGCGTCTCCCTTCTTTTGAAGGATGGGAGAATATTGGAAGGTAAACTCACTGGATTTGACGAGTACATGAACATGGTGCTCGAAGAGACCGCTGAGAATAATGCGGCCGGTGGAGAGGAGAGACGTCTGGGAATGGTCGTCCTTCGCGGAAACAATGTAGTAAGCATCTCGATCCTCTGA
- a CDS encoding iron ABC transporter permease produces MSLFKKINEVSNNDGARKAWFGFAVAVLICLIILPSIFVVTKLFTDWGLVSQTFADSAMMSTIYGAVSNSFSIALIVTVLDIFVGIPMAWILVRKNFRGKRYLDTLMDMPLAFPTAVLGISVVIFWGAPEGISIPGLGLIVSPYVMVIMLHIIFTYPYMVRSLSAILEQIEPNYETAAMTLGASRFTAVRTITLPLFRAGLVTGFILCFARSLSETGGTYIALSLMGDESSFFTGPTFIAFMKSQSTEVAMGPMILISIIMIVLALILLLLVKRLMTKIKLPVTKVWPQIGRKLSNGFAPKAKDIFSIVFLMVIVLIPSFYIFAYLTQPIASVDYGSLMSSIGISFFVAGVAVVFDIVFGIPVALYIARHRNTKFGQALDNIVNIPLIIPTTALGFSLALFWGSLGVGGAMSILLVILGHISFTYPLVVRNIVGAVEEVDPSYEEVALTLGAKPFQTFTKVLMPIVKASMIAGAILAFTRSLGETGATLAITSNIQTVPIYITNLIKAGLYSEAAMCSIVLILICFIFMFAVRMVTHRGDKNA; encoded by the coding sequence ATGTCCCTATTCAAAAAGATCAATGAGGTATCCAACAATGACGGGGCACGCAAGGCTTGGTTCGGCTTTGCGGTAGCCGTACTCATCTGTTTGATCATTTTACCTTCGATCTTTGTGGTCACAAAGCTGTTCACCGATTGGGGACTGGTCAGTCAAACGTTTGCAGACTCTGCAATGATGTCCACCATATATGGTGCGGTCTCGAATTCTTTCAGTATTGCTTTAATCGTTACAGTTCTTGACATTTTTGTCGGTATTCCGATGGCCTGGATCCTGGTAAGGAAGAATTTCAGGGGGAAACGATATCTTGACACATTGATGGATATGCCTTTGGCATTTCCGACTGCAGTTCTAGGCATATCGGTGGTCATATTCTGGGGTGCACCCGAAGGCATATCCATTCCGGGATTAGGTCTGATCGTTTCCCCATATGTGATGGTCATAATGTTGCATATCATCTTCACATATCCTTACATGGTAAGGTCTCTTTCAGCAATCTTAGAACAGATAGAACCGAATTATGAGACAGCGGCCATGACGCTCGGGGCATCAAGATTCACTGCCGTTAGAACAATAACTTTGCCACTTTTTCGTGCCGGTCTCGTAACAGGGTTCATTCTCTGTTTTGCGAGGTCTTTATCCGAGACCGGAGGAACGTATATCGCCCTGTCTTTGATGGGTGATGAGAGTTCATTTTTCACAGGACCAACATTCATCGCCTTCATGAAATCGCAATCGACAGAGGTTGCGATGGGCCCGATGATACTGATCAGTATAATAATGATAGTTTTAGCGCTCATCCTGTTATTGTTGGTTAAAAGGTTAATGACAAAGATCAAATTACCTGTGACCAAGGTCTGGCCACAGATAGGTAGGAAGCTTAGTAACGGATTCGCTCCCAAAGCAAAGGACATTTTCTCCATTGTTTTCCTCATGGTCATCGTGTTGATACCGTCCTTCTACATCTTTGCATATCTGACTCAACCGATAGCATCTGTGGATTATGGTTCGTTGATGTCGTCGATCGGCATATCGTTCTTTGTGGCAGGTGTAGCGGTTGTTTTCGATATAGTGTTCGGGATACCTGTCGCCCTTTACATCGCAAGGCATCGCAATACAAAGTTCGGGCAGGCGTTGGATAATATCGTGAATATACCTCTAATAATTCCAACTACAGCTTTGGGATTTTCTCTTGCTTTATTCTGGGGGAGTCTTGGTGTCGGTGGCGCCATGTCCATATTGCTTGTGATCTTGGGACACATATCTTTCACGTATCCTCTGGTTGTCAGGAATATAGTCGGTGCGGTGGAGGAAGTGGACCCGTCTTATGAGGAAGTAGCTCTCACATTGGGGGCAAAGCCATTCCAGACATTTACTAAGGTTTTAATGCCAATAGTGAAAGCTTCGATGATCGCAGGGGCAATATTGGCATTTACAAGAAGTCTCGGAGAGACAGGCGCAACACTCGCAATAACCAGCAACATCCAGACAGTCCCTATCTACATTACCAATCTGATAAAGGCAGGATTGTACTCCGAGGCAGCGATGTGTTCTATTGTACTGATCCTAATATGTTTCATCTTCATGTTCGCTGTAAGGATGGTCACGCACAGAGGTGATAAGAATGCCTGA
- a CDS encoding ABC transporter ATP-binding protein produces the protein MPEIVLDKLVKRYGHTAAANGLSLTVKDGEYLCILGPTGAGKTTCLRMICGLTKQDSGTVSFDGKEIDKMPVSERQTTMLSQVYSLFPPLTVYENVMFSPTIKEWPEDDSKKLVKSMIKMVHMDHKVQQYPHELSGGQQQRTALARALASDSKVLLLDEPLRALDARLRLELRKELKSMTKELKLTAIHVTHDQDEALEMADRIAIIRHGSFVQVGTPIEIFQNPATPFVANFVGRSNIFTGKIRSTCEGYTEVEIGDGKIIKARKTDIPVDTDVVVAIKIGSTKIEHMYDPTEEDLEEIIPEGYFEGEIERILYEGATVTVEMISDGVGRVITKIPNRKYDDYAIKDRVMINWVPDMAVIFNVPECGIEEELRLD, from the coding sequence ATGCCTGAGATCGTTCTCGATAAACTCGTTAAGAGGTACGGTCACACAGCGGCTGCAAACGGGCTTAGCCTTACTGTCAAGGATGGTGAGTATCTCTGTATACTGGGGCCAACAGGTGCGGGTAAAACGACATGTCTTAGAATGATATGTGGACTTACGAAACAAGATTCAGGAACCGTGTCATTTGACGGTAAAGAGATCGACAAGATGCCAGTATCTGAACGTCAGACCACTATGCTGTCTCAGGTCTATTCTCTGTTTCCTCCACTTACTGTATACGAGAATGTCATGTTTTCTCCGACCATCAAGGAATGGCCTGAAGATGATAGTAAAAAGTTAGTAAAAAGCATGATAAAAATGGTCCATATGGACCACAAAGTGCAACAATATCCGCATGAACTCAGCGGAGGGCAGCAGCAGCGTACCGCACTCGCAAGGGCCTTGGCATCAGATTCCAAAGTATTGCTATTGGATGAGCCTCTAAGGGCATTGGATGCCCGCCTTAGATTGGAGCTTAGGAAAGAGCTCAAATCAATGACCAAGGAGTTGAAACTTACTGCTATTCATGTAACGCATGACCAGGATGAGGCGTTGGAGATGGCTGACCGCATCGCTATCATCCGCCATGGGAGTTTCGTCCAAGTAGGGACTCCGATAGAGATATTCCAAAATCCTGCAACGCCGTTCGTTGCGAATTTCGTAGGCAGGTCCAATATATTCACAGGAAAGATAAGGTCCACATGTGAAGGATATACCGAAGTCGAGATAGGTGATGGAAAGATCATAAAAGCTAGAAAGACAGACATCCCCGTCGATACAGACGTAGTGGTCGCTATCAAGATAGGGTCTACAAAAATAGAACATATGTACGACCCGACCGAGGAAGATCTCGAAGAGATAATACCTGAAGGGTATTTTGAGGGTGAGATAGAAAGGATATTGTATGAAGGTGCTACGGTAACCGTCGAGATGATATCAGATGGTGTTGGAAGAGTAATCACAAAAATCCCTAACAGGAAATATGATGATTATGCAATCAAGGACCGTGTAATGATAAACTGGGTTCCAGACATGGCAGTGATATTCAACGTTCCAGAATGTGGCATCGAAGAAGAACTGAGGTTAGACTGA